One genomic region from Reichenbachiella ulvae encodes:
- a CDS encoding DUF493 domain-containing protein: MDFSSQSFKEKLESVHTFPTLYMFKFIVPHAQLDKVKAILPKHEMDLKESKKGTYISATIRVMAGSSDQVIEIYQKASEIEGIVAL, from the coding sequence ATGGATTTTTCATCACAGTCATTCAAGGAAAAGTTGGAGAGTGTTCACACCTTCCCAACGCTCTACATGTTCAAGTTCATTGTTCCGCATGCCCAGCTGGATAAGGTTAAGGCCATATTGCCAAAGCATGAGATGGATCTAAAAGAATCCAAGAAGGGGACATACATTTCGGCCACTATACGTGTAATGGCCGGCAGTAGCGATCAGGTAATTGAGATCTACCAGAAGGCCAGTGAAATTGAAGGTATAGTTGCACTATAA